From one Butyricimonas faecihominis genomic stretch:
- a CDS encoding nucleobase:cation symporter-2 family protein yields the protein MSETTNRQVSSAIIYGIEDRPPFKEAFFAALQHLLAIFVAIITPPLIIAGALNLDLETTGFLVSMALFASGVSTFIQCRRVGPIGTGLLCIQGTSFSFIGPIISTGLAGGLPLIFGVCMAGSVVEMLISRILKYAKKIITPLVSGIVVTLIGMSLVKVGITACGGGVIAKENGTFGSFENLGLALLVLVLIIFFNRSNNKYLRMSSIVIGLVVGYVVAYFMGMIDFSSVQSYSGVNIPVPFKYGLAFSWSSFIAVGLIYMITAIEAYGDITANSMISGEPVEGERFIKRASGGILADGFNSFLAGAFNSFPNSVFAQNNGMIQLTGVASRYVGYYIAAFLVILGLFPAVGLVFSLMPEPVLGGATLLMFGTVAAAGIRIIASQNINRKATLVIALSFSLGLSVEFIPEILNSCSDTIKNIFSSGITTGGLTAIVSNVLIHVKE from the coding sequence ATGAGTGAAACGACCAATCGTCAGGTTAGTTCGGCCATTATTTATGGAATAGAGGACCGTCCGCCTTTTAAAGAGGCTTTTTTTGCTGCGTTACAGCATTTATTAGCCATTTTTGTTGCCATTATAACTCCACCGTTAATTATTGCCGGAGCGTTGAACCTTGACTTGGAAACGACGGGTTTTCTCGTTTCGATGGCTCTTTTTGCCTCCGGTGTCTCGACTTTTATTCAATGTAGACGGGTTGGACCTATCGGAACCGGGTTATTATGTATTCAAGGAACAAGTTTTTCGTTTATCGGCCCGATTATATCTACGGGATTGGCGGGTGGTTTGCCTCTGATATTCGGGGTGTGCATGGCAGGTTCAGTGGTTGAGATGCTGATAAGTAGGATTTTGAAATATGCCAAGAAAATCATTACCCCGCTGGTATCGGGAATTGTGGTAACATTAATCGGGATGAGTCTGGTGAAAGTAGGTATTACGGCTTGTGGAGGGGGTGTTATTGCTAAAGAAAACGGTACTTTCGGTAGTTTCGAGAATCTCGGATTGGCTTTACTGGTGTTAGTTTTGATCATCTTTTTTAACCGGAGTAATAATAAATATCTACGGATGAGTTCCATCGTGATCGGGTTAGTCGTGGGATATGTGGTCGCTTATTTCATGGGTATGATAGACTTCTCTTCTGTACAGAGTTATTCCGGGGTAAATATTCCTGTTCCTTTTAAATACGGGTTGGCTTTTAGCTGGTCGTCATTTATTGCCGTCGGGTTGATTTACATGATCACTGCTATCGAGGCTTATGGTGATATTACGGCTAATTCCATGATTTCGGGGGAACCCGTGGAAGGAGAGAGGTTTATTAAACGGGCTTCCGGGGGAATCCTTGCCGATGGTTTCAATTCTTTCTTGGCAGGGGCATTTAATTCTTTCCCGAATTCCGTGTTTGCCCAGAATAACGGGATGATACAATTAACGGGAGTGGCCAGTCGTTATGTGGGATATTATATTGCCGCTTTTTTAGTGATATTGGGACTTTTTCCTGCTGTCGGGCTGGTGTTCTCGTTAATGCCGGAACCGGTTCTGGGGGGAGCGACACTACTTATGTTCGGTACGGTCGCTGCTGCCGGAATCCGTATTATTGCCTCCCAGAATATAAACAGGAAAGCCACGCTGGTTATAGCATTGAGTTTCTCCTTGGGATTAAGTGTCGAATTCATTCCGGAAATATTGAACAGTTGTTCCGATACCA